From Bosea sp. NBC_00550, the proteins below share one genomic window:
- a CDS encoding dipeptide ABC transporter ATP-binding protein codes for MTAAAPASRPTIIEVEGLRIAFPGRHGPTEVVRGISFAVGSGEILAIVGESGSGKSVTARALVGLAGPGAQVSAEALRLSRHGGESVELLGLTERQWSGIRGREIGFVLQDALVSLDPLRTVGREVGEPILTHALVPRSEVGKEVETLLARVGVPDPAMRAAQYPHELSGGLRQRALIASALAARPRLLIADEPTTALDVTVQQQILTVFGGLAKAGHGILLITHDLAVAAQLADRIAVMQNGELVETGPAGEVLRNPRHEYTQRLLSAVPGAATRGRWLSAPGLRPVKAQPDRLEPILAMHDIAVSFARPDRGVTHAANGVSLEVYRGETLGIVGESGSGKTTIGKVALALRRPDEGEVLFRGLPWSQPSERLRRPLRRHIQTIVQDPLNSFDPRYTVQRIIEQPLRLHTGLGKAERAERVQELVRLVNLPPDILGRRPTTLSGGQRQRVSIAQALASEPDLLICDEPVSALDVTTQAQVLDLLISLQHRLGLAMLFISHDLGVIRHMSDRIAVMKDGVIVETGPAEDVFSAPKHAYTRRLLEAVPRL; via the coding sequence TTGACCGCGGCAGCACCGGCTTCTCGACCAACCATCATCGAAGTCGAGGGCCTGCGCATAGCCTTCCCCGGCAGGCACGGACCGACGGAGGTCGTGCGGGGCATCTCCTTTGCCGTCGGCTCAGGCGAAATCCTCGCCATCGTCGGCGAATCCGGCTCGGGAAAATCGGTGACCGCACGCGCGCTCGTCGGCCTGGCGGGACCGGGAGCGCAGGTGAGCGCCGAAGCGCTGCGCCTCTCGCGCCATGGCGGCGAATCCGTCGAGTTGCTCGGTCTCACAGAACGCCAGTGGTCCGGGATTCGCGGCCGGGAGATCGGTTTCGTGCTGCAGGATGCGCTCGTCTCGCTCGATCCCCTTCGCACGGTCGGGCGAGAGGTCGGCGAGCCGATCCTGACCCACGCGCTGGTCCCGCGAAGCGAGGTCGGCAAGGAGGTCGAAACCCTGCTTGCTCGCGTCGGCGTCCCCGATCCGGCGATGCGTGCCGCGCAGTATCCGCACGAGCTCTCCGGTGGGCTGCGGCAGCGAGCGCTCATCGCCTCCGCATTGGCCGCCCGCCCGCGCCTGCTCATCGCGGATGAGCCGACAACCGCGCTGGATGTCACTGTCCAGCAGCAGATTCTGACGGTGTTCGGCGGGCTCGCCAAGGCCGGGCACGGCATCCTGCTCATCACGCATGATCTGGCGGTGGCGGCACAGCTCGCCGACAGGATCGCCGTGATGCAGAACGGCGAGCTGGTCGAAACCGGCCCGGCCGGCGAGGTTCTCCGGAACCCGCGTCATGAATACACGCAACGCCTGTTATCGGCCGTGCCGGGCGCGGCGACGCGAGGCCGCTGGCTGTCCGCGCCCGGCCTGCGGCCGGTCAAGGCGCAGCCCGACCGCCTGGAACCCATCCTCGCCATGCACGACATCGCGGTCAGCTTCGCACGCCCGGATCGCGGCGTGACCCATGCCGCGAATGGTGTCTCGCTTGAAGTCTACCGGGGCGAAACCCTCGGCATCGTGGGGGAATCGGGCTCCGGCAAGACGACGATCGGCAAGGTCGCGCTCGCGTTGCGCAGGCCGGATGAGGGTGAAGTCCTCTTTCGCGGGCTTCCTTGGAGCCAGCCATCCGAACGCCTGCGTCGCCCTTTGCGCCGGCACATCCAGACGATCGTCCAGGACCCGCTGAATTCCTTCGACCCGCGCTATACCGTCCAGCGGATCATCGAGCAGCCGCTTCGCCTTCACACCGGCCTTGGCAAGGCCGAGCGAGCGGAGCGCGTGCAGGAGCTGGTTCGGCTGGTCAATCTGCCGCCGGATATCCTCGGCCGGCGGCCGACCACATTGTCGGGCGGCCAGCGGCAGCGCGTCTCGATCGCGCAGGCGCTGGCCAGCGAGCCCGATCTGCTGATCTGCGACGAACCCGTTTCCGCGCTCGATGTCACGACGCAGGCGCAGGTGCTCGACCTGCTGATCTCGCTTCAGCACCGGCTCGGGCTGGCGATGCTCTTCATTTCGCATGACCTCGGCGTGATCCGCCATATGAGCGACCGCATCGCGGTGATGAAGGACGGCGTCATCGTCGAGACCGGCCCAGCCGAAGACGTGTTCAGCGCGCCTAAACACGCCTATACGCGCCGCCTCCTCGAAGCGGTTCCTCGGCTGTAG
- a CDS encoding ABC transporter permease, protein MSEVLDITARTRGGRRAGNPWRAPGLLVPLAFVLLLLAAAGAPHWFTSLAPDAVDTDAILLPPGLAHWFGTDQLGRDVFTRVVYGTSQSLGIGIGATLIGCAGGVLLGTAAGLAPPGLQRLLVRLIDILLAFPEILLALLIIAVLGRGPTNTLLAVGLSSIAGYARLVRSQVLRVWQSGYIEHAVALGEPTQAIIARHVVPNAVRPLVVLATIGVGNAVLSASALSFIGLGVVPPAAEWGALLADGRNFLDIAPWVSFLPATVVAASVIAITILGRRLQLLLSQGDVP, encoded by the coding sequence ATGAGCGAGGTTCTCGATATCACCGCCCGCACCCGCGGCGGCAGGCGTGCCGGGAATCCGTGGCGCGCGCCGGGGCTGCTCGTCCCGCTCGCCTTCGTCCTGCTTCTTCTGGCCGCCGCCGGCGCGCCGCACTGGTTCACGTCGCTGGCGCCCGATGCGGTCGATACGGATGCGATCCTGCTGCCACCCGGCCTCGCGCACTGGTTCGGAACCGATCAGCTCGGCCGCGACGTCTTCACTCGCGTGGTCTACGGCACCTCGCAGTCCCTGGGCATCGGCATCGGCGCGACGCTCATCGGCTGCGCGGGGGGCGTGCTGCTGGGGACGGCGGCGGGTCTCGCACCGCCCGGACTGCAGCGCCTACTGGTGCGGCTGATCGACATCCTGCTCGCCTTTCCGGAAATCCTGCTCGCCCTGCTGATCATCGCTGTGCTCGGCCGAGGCCCCACGAACACCCTGCTCGCCGTAGGGCTTTCCAGCATCGCGGGCTATGCGAGGCTGGTGCGCTCGCAGGTGCTCCGCGTCTGGCAATCCGGCTACATCGAGCATGCCGTGGCGCTCGGCGAACCGACGCAGGCGATCATCGCCCGTCATGTCGTTCCCAACGCCGTCAGGCCGCTCGTCGTCCTCGCGACCATCGGCGTCGGCAACGCCGTGCTGTCGGCCTCGGCCCTGAGCTTCATCGGCCTCGGCGTGGTGCCTCCGGCCGCCGAGTGGGGGGCGCTTCTGGCCGATGGCCGCAACTTCCTCGACATCGCTCCCTGGGTCAGCTTCCTCCCGGCAACCGTCGTCGCAGCGTCGGTCATCGCGATCACGATCCTGGGGCGTCGCCTGCAGCTCCTGTTGTCACAGGGAGACGTGCCGTGA
- a CDS encoding ABC transporter permease, whose protein sequence is MPGWLRKVLPVGLRRLGVVVAVLWGAATITFVAVKAIPGDPVAVLTGGENIVDAAEREALIQQFGLDQPLAVQYARYIGHALLGDFGQSYQYRQPVVDVVSEAAGPTVQLAGTAMALALGLAFVNALATAGRRKGLRTLLAGLELAVLSTPVYWVGLLLLTVFSFYLGWFPIIGGEGIHALVLPAVALSLPLAALLSQVLRDGLEEALLQPFALTVRTRGVSETQLRLRHALRHAALAVSTLTGTLFAGVLAGSILTETVFGRSGIGQITLQAIKTRDMPLLLGLVMLSALVSVLINLLVDALYLLIDPRLRRATR, encoded by the coding sequence ATGCCTGGCTGGCTCCGTAAGGTCTTGCCCGTCGGGCTGAGGCGCCTTGGGGTGGTCGTCGCCGTGCTCTGGGGCGCGGCCACGATCACCTTCGTGGCGGTCAAGGCGATTCCCGGCGATCCCGTCGCGGTTCTCACCGGAGGCGAGAACATCGTCGACGCGGCCGAGCGCGAGGCGCTGATCCAACAATTCGGGCTCGATCAGCCATTGGCGGTGCAATATGCGCGCTATATCGGCCATGCGCTGCTCGGCGATTTCGGCCAGAGCTATCAATACCGGCAGCCCGTCGTGGACGTCGTCAGCGAGGCGGCCGGGCCGACGGTACAGCTCGCGGGCACGGCGATGGCGCTGGCTCTCGGCCTCGCCTTCGTCAACGCCCTGGCTACAGCCGGGCGGCGCAAGGGCCTGCGGACCCTTCTTGCCGGCCTGGAGCTCGCCGTGCTGAGCACGCCGGTCTATTGGGTCGGCCTTCTGCTGTTGACGGTCTTCAGCTTCTATCTCGGCTGGTTCCCGATCATCGGCGGAGAGGGCATCCATGCCCTGGTTCTGCCCGCCGTCGCGCTCAGCCTGCCCCTCGCGGCGCTGCTGAGCCAGGTCTTGCGGGACGGGCTGGAGGAAGCGCTCCTGCAACCCTTCGCCTTGACCGTCCGGACACGCGGCGTCAGCGAAACGCAGCTGCGCCTGCGTCATGCGCTGCGGCATGCCGCGCTCGCGGTCTCGACGCTCACCGGCACGCTCTTCGCCGGTGTTCTGGCCGGCTCGATCCTGACCGAGACCGTGTTCGGACGGTCCGGCATCGGCCAGATCACCTTGCAGGCGATCAAGACGCGCGACATGCCGCTCCTGCTCGGGCTGGTGATGCTGTCGGCTCTCGTCTCGGTGCTGATCAACCTGCTCGTCGATGCGCTCTATCTGCTGATCGATCCGCGCCTGCGGAGGGCGACGCGATGA
- a CDS encoding ABC transporter substrate-binding protein, with translation MNQAELHTVRRAWRPSPHNAAPARVHRLLAAAVAVSLLATGSPAFAADNQPAGKPVAGGTLTVGLASDTAIIDPSITGNSITALITRNLVDSLVGQAEDNRFAPWLAERWEVNADNTVYTFHLRRGVTFSDGTPLDAEAVKFNFDRILDPKTTSSYAKSLLGPVDSIAAPDSGTLVISYKQSFAPLLQGLSLPYLGIQSPTYLRNAKSTTNTVIGSGPFLLESFTKGSGSRLTKRGDYNWGPGYAAHQGPAHLDAIVFRYLPESSVRLGALSSGQAQAIDEVPPANFRTVQADNRLQVVTRENPGVNRALFLNTSRGPFADARVRQAFQSAVDAPSAVKAAFFGSLKAADNILGPSTLYHDPKIASGWGFDPQKAARLLDEAGWSARDAEGIRAKGGERLAVRFVYDAAAWGASDLTLAQAVQFSVKKAGFDLQLDPVDAGGYTARTGANDYDLTSLYYVRAEPDILRTVFHSAYIPPNGSNNARVKSLDDILTKAIGATGDERRRLYGQAQAEIIGQAYAVPLYVAAYQLGASKKLQGISWATNAKPNFYDAWLAP, from the coding sequence ATGAATCAGGCCGAACTCCACACTGTCCGCCGCGCGTGGCGCCCATCCCCTCATAACGCCGCTCCTGCTCGTGTACATCGCCTGCTTGCGGCGGCAGTTGCCGTTTCCCTGCTTGCGACGGGCAGCCCGGCATTCGCCGCCGACAACCAGCCCGCAGGCAAGCCGGTCGCTGGTGGTACGCTGACTGTGGGCCTGGCGAGCGACACAGCGATCATCGACCCCTCGATCACGGGCAACTCCATCACGGCGCTCATCACGCGCAATCTCGTCGACTCCCTTGTCGGCCAGGCCGAGGATAATCGCTTCGCGCCCTGGCTGGCGGAACGCTGGGAGGTGAACGCCGACAACACCGTCTACACCTTCCATCTGCGACGCGGCGTGACCTTCAGCGACGGCACTCCGCTCGATGCCGAAGCGGTGAAGTTCAACTTCGACCGCATCCTCGACCCCAAAACCACGTCGAGCTACGCGAAATCGCTGCTTGGGCCGGTCGACAGCATCGCGGCCCCAGATTCCGGGACCCTCGTCATTTCCTACAAGCAGTCCTTCGCGCCACTTTTGCAGGGGCTCAGCCTGCCCTATCTCGGCATCCAGTCGCCGACCTATCTGCGCAATGCCAAGAGCACGACCAATACCGTCATCGGCTCAGGCCCGTTCCTGCTCGAAAGCTTCACCAAGGGCAGCGGCAGCCGGCTGACCAAGCGTGGCGACTACAACTGGGGCCCCGGCTATGCGGCGCATCAGGGGCCGGCCCATCTCGACGCCATCGTGTTCCGGTATCTGCCCGAATCCTCCGTTCGCCTCGGCGCTCTCAGCAGCGGGCAGGCACAAGCGATCGACGAGGTGCCGCCGGCCAATTTCCGAACGGTCCAGGCGGATAATCGCCTTCAGGTCGTGACGCGGGAGAACCCCGGCGTGAACCGCGCGCTTTTCCTCAACACGAGCCGGGGGCCTTTCGCCGATGCCCGCGTCCGCCAGGCCTTCCAGAGCGCCGTCGATGCGCCATCCGCGGTCAAGGCCGCCTTCTTCGGCAGCCTGAAGGCGGCCGACAATATCCTCGGCCCTTCGACGCTCTACCACGACCCGAAGATCGCATCGGGCTGGGGCTTCGACCCGCAGAAGGCCGCGAGGCTGCTCGACGAGGCCGGCTGGAGCGCCAGGGATGCCGAAGGCATTCGCGCGAAGGGCGGAGAACGGCTCGCCGTCCGTTTCGTCTACGACGCGGCCGCTTGGGGCGCCTCGGACCTGACGCTGGCCCAGGCCGTCCAGTTCTCGGTGAAGAAGGCGGGCTTCGACCTGCAGCTCGATCCGGTCGATGCCGGCGGCTACACGGCCCGCACGGGGGCGAACGACTATGATCTCACCTCGCTATACTATGTGCGCGCCGAGCCGGACATCCTGCGGACCGTCTTCCATTCGGCCTATATTCCTCCGAATGGCTCCAACAACGCCCGCGTGAAGAGCCTCGACGACATCCTGACGAAGGCGATCGGCGCCACCGGCGACGAGCGCCGGCGACTCTACGGCCAGGCGCAGGCCGAGATCATCGGCCAGGCCTATGCCGTGCCGCTCTATGTCGCCGCCTATCAGCTCGGCGCCTCGAAGAAGCTGCAAGGCATCAGCTGGGCAACGAACGCGAAGCCGAACTTCTACGATGCCTGGCTGGCTCCGTAA
- a CDS encoding LLM class flavin-dependent oxidoreductase, which yields MTSPRQLHLGAFMRPVSIHTGAWRYPGAFPDANFNFGHLKRFARKLEAGKFDAFFMADHLAVLNMPVEALKRSHTVTSFEPFTLLSALAGVTERIGLVATASTTFDAPYHVARRFASLDHISGGRAGWNIVTTSNPDAALNFGLTEHREHGERYDRAREFYDVVTGLWDSFADDAFIRDSDSGLYFDPDKMHVLDHTGPHLSVRGPLNIARPVQGWPVIVQAGASEAGRQLAAETAEAVFAAHRTLAEGQAFYADVKGRMAKFGRNPDHLKILPGVLVVVGDSVDEAREKRALLDSFVHYDSAIASLSIALGHDASGFDPDLPLPEIPDTNASKSGRERTIALARDENLTVRQLAQRLGGYGGLAFVGTPKTIADAMEEWLVERGSDGFNVMFPYLPAGLDDFVDKVVPELQRRGLFRTEYTGPTLRDHLGLPRPANRFFAGR from the coding sequence ATGACGTCCCCCCGCCAGCTTCATCTCGGCGCCTTCATGCGCCCGGTCAGCATCCACACCGGCGCCTGGCGCTATCCCGGCGCCTTTCCGGATGCCAACTTCAATTTCGGGCACCTCAAGCGCTTCGCCCGGAAGCTCGAAGCCGGCAAGTTCGACGCCTTCTTCATGGCCGACCACCTTGCGGTGCTGAACATGCCGGTCGAGGCGCTGAAGCGCAGTCATACGGTCACCTCGTTCGAGCCGTTCACGCTGCTTTCGGCGCTCGCCGGCGTGACAGAGCGCATCGGCCTCGTCGCCACCGCCTCGACCACCTTCGACGCGCCCTATCACGTTGCCCGGCGTTTCGCCTCGCTCGACCATATCAGTGGCGGGCGCGCCGGCTGGAACATCGTCACGACCTCGAATCCCGATGCCGCCCTCAATTTCGGCCTCACCGAGCATCGGGAGCATGGCGAACGCTATGACCGGGCGCGCGAGTTCTACGACGTCGTCACCGGCCTGTGGGATTCCTTCGCCGACGACGCCTTCATCCGCGACAGCGACAGCGGCCTCTATTTCGACCCCGACAAGATGCATGTGCTCGACCATACGGGCCCGCATCTCTCGGTGCGCGGCCCGCTCAACATAGCGAGGCCCGTGCAGGGCTGGCCGGTCATCGTCCAGGCCGGAGCCTCGGAGGCCGGACGCCAGCTCGCAGCCGAGACGGCGGAGGCGGTCTTCGCGGCACATCGCACGCTGGCCGAGGGGCAGGCCTTCTACGCCGACGTCAAGGGACGGATGGCGAAGTTCGGACGCAACCCCGACCATCTCAAGATCCTTCCGGGCGTCCTCGTCGTTGTCGGCGACAGTGTCGATGAGGCCCGCGAGAAACGGGCGCTGCTCGATTCCTTCGTCCATTACGACAGCGCCATCGCCTCGCTGTCGATCGCGCTGGGCCATGACGCCTCGGGCTTCGATCCCGATCTGCCGCTGCCCGAAATTCCCGACACCAATGCGAGCAAGAGCGGCCGCGAGCGCACCATCGCACTCGCACGCGACGAGAACCTGACGGTGCGCCAGCTCGCCCAGCGCCTCGGCGGCTATGGCGGGCTCGCCTTCGTCGGCACGCCGAAGACCATCGCGGATGCCATGGAGGAGTGGCTGGTGGAACGCGGCAGCGATGGCTTCAACGTGATGTTCCCTTACCTGCCGGCAGGGCTCGACGATTTCGTCGATAAGGTCGTTCCGGAACTGCAGCGGCGGGGGCTGTTCCGGACCGAGTACACCGGTCCCACGCTCCGCGACCATCTCGGCCTTCCACGCCCGGCCAACCGCTTCTTCGCCGGGCGGTAG
- a CDS encoding RBBP9/YdeN family alpha/beta hydrolase, which translates to MSVLIVPGLHDSEPAHWQSRWATEIDRAERVQQKDWHAPDLEAWISAIHRHVMRRPGAVLVGHSLGSTLIAHLAARYPDLPIGGALVVAPADPELRISRVQGITSFGPLPDVPFQFPAIVVASRTDPYMAIDRARIIANMWDAAFVDLGNAGHINVASGHGNWAEGLRLLDQLLWRRGSIAPEHRVGRSGTTSRLH; encoded by the coding sequence ATGTCAGTCCTCATCGTTCCAGGCCTCCACGATTCCGAGCCCGCTCATTGGCAAAGCCGATGGGCAACCGAAATCGACCGGGCCGAGCGTGTTCAACAGAAGGACTGGCATGCGCCGGATCTGGAAGCATGGATCAGCGCGATCCATCGGCATGTGATGCGGCGCCCCGGCGCCGTCCTCGTCGGGCATAGCCTTGGTTCGACGCTCATCGCTCACCTGGCAGCCCGCTATCCCGATCTTCCAATTGGCGGTGCTTTGGTGGTGGCCCCGGCGGATCCCGAACTGAGAATCTCGAGGGTTCAGGGCATCACCTCGTTCGGCCCCCTGCCGGACGTGCCGTTTCAGTTCCCGGCGATTGTCGTGGCCAGCCGAACGGACCCCTACATGGCGATCGATCGCGCGCGGATCATCGCGAACATGTGGGACGCCGCCTTTGTCGATCTCGGGAACGCCGGACACATCAACGTCGCCAGCGGCCATGGCAACTGGGCCGAGGGGCTGCGCTTGCTCGACCAGCTTCTCTGGCGTCGCGGGAGCATCGCGCCGGAGCACCGTGTCGGTCGCTCGGGCACCACATCCCGATTGCATTGA
- a CDS encoding flavin reductase family protein, giving the protein MNQQASPIAARDIHADAFKAVMRNVAGAVSVITASHDRRRAGLTATSLTALSADPPTVIVCVNRNASAWPTIEAAGHFAINVLAARHQSIADRFAGRGGFKGEARFEEGDWARLATGAPTLDGALAVLDCETEEAIERHSHTILIGRIKAIRHAQDEGALLYWRGLYGKLDESLQYGAGI; this is encoded by the coding sequence ATGAACCAACAAGCTTCGCCTATCGCGGCGCGCGACATTCACGCCGATGCGTTCAAGGCCGTGATGAGAAATGTCGCGGGCGCCGTGAGCGTCATCACCGCGAGCCATGATCGGCGCCGTGCAGGTTTGACCGCCACTTCGCTGACGGCGCTGTCCGCCGACCCGCCCACCGTCATCGTCTGCGTCAACCGCAACGCCTCAGCCTGGCCGACGATCGAAGCCGCCGGCCACTTCGCGATCAACGTGCTCGCGGCCCGGCACCAGAGCATCGCGGATCGTTTCGCCGGGCGTGGTGGCTTCAAGGGCGAGGCGCGCTTCGAAGAAGGCGACTGGGCTCGCTTGGCAACCGGCGCGCCGACGCTCGACGGCGCCCTTGCGGTGCTCGATTGCGAAACCGAGGAAGCGATCGAGCGGCATTCGCACACCATCCTCATCGGCCGCATCAAGGCGATCCGGCACGCGCAGGATGAGGGCGCCCTGCTCTATTGGCGAGGCCTCTATGGCAAGCTCGACGAGAGCTTGCAGTACGGCGCCGGTATCTGA
- a CDS encoding RrF2 family transcriptional regulator: protein MLTNKGKYGLKAIVHLARLEAGETAQVADVALKNNIPKKFLDAILLDLRNAGMLRSKKGPGGGYALAKPARSIKVGAVIRALEGPIAPIACASRSAFRACEDCGDIDSCPVRSVMSDVRDAIAGVVDTTTIADLVQRSMTSRPLQADYAI from the coding sequence GTGCTGACCAACAAGGGGAAATACGGTCTCAAGGCGATCGTGCATCTCGCCCGGCTGGAAGCCGGCGAAACCGCGCAGGTCGCCGACGTCGCCCTGAAGAACAACATCCCTAAGAAGTTCCTCGACGCCATCCTGCTCGATCTGCGCAATGCCGGCATGCTGCGCAGCAAGAAGGGGCCGGGCGGCGGCTACGCGCTCGCCAAGCCGGCTCGCTCGATCAAGGTCGGGGCCGTGATCCGCGCCTTGGAGGGGCCGATCGCGCCGATCGCCTGCGCCAGCCGCTCTGCCTTTCGCGCCTGTGAAGATTGCGGCGACATTGACTCCTGCCCTGTTCGCTCGGTCATGAGCGACGTCCGCGATGCCATCGCAGGCGTCGTCGATACGACAACGATCGCCGATCTGGTTCAGCGGTCGATGACGAGCAGGCCGCTTCAGGCTGACTACGCAATCTAA
- a CDS encoding NtaA/DmoA family FMN-dependent monooxygenase (This protein belongs to a clade of FMN-dependent monooxygenases, within a broader family of flavin-dependent oxidoreductases, the luciferase-like monooxygenase (LMM) family, some of whose members use coenzyme F420 rather than FMN.): protein MSSAPRRRLKTLMGASNVITASNDADPAAGAKRAVEFARRAEAEKITGLFTADLLQIDPAGLAGTAGVQDPIIALAALSQVTSRIGLVATVSTTFHHPYNLARLIGTLDHASGGRAAWNAVTSSVGEENFGEALLSPEDRYARAAEFIEIVNALYDANERDAFARKASGAITLDPTKFHRIDYRGRHFSVQGPLNVPPLPQGRPVQFQAGQSEAGINVGARYAEVVYTSQPKLEGAIAFVTELRRRAASFGRGDSLPFVMNSFHSVIGESDADVARRLKEKHERIDYELGRLKLADMLGGDVDLSGLPLDKPLPDSLLPEVTSTNRRRGRVEIFSRYAKQGLTLRELIIEAQETGHWSVAGTPEQLADAIEERFRAGVLDVLTLHGLGNPDQEDLLLNGLLPELRRRALIDTDYVGGDFRSNLQLPPVASNSAAPSIARSA, encoded by the coding sequence ATGTCGTCCGCCCCTCGCCGCCGCCTCAAGACCCTGATGGGGGCCTCCAATGTCATCACGGCTTCGAACGATGCCGATCCGGCGGCAGGGGCGAAGCGAGCCGTCGAATTCGCTCGCAGGGCGGAGGCCGAGAAGATCACCGGTCTCTTCACGGCCGACCTGCTGCAGATCGACCCCGCCGGCCTCGCCGGAACCGCCGGAGTGCAGGACCCGATCATTGCGCTCGCCGCGCTCAGCCAGGTGACGTCGCGGATCGGCCTCGTGGCGACGGTCTCGACGACGTTTCACCACCCTTACAATCTGGCACGCCTGATCGGCACGCTGGACCACGCCAGCGGCGGCCGCGCCGCCTGGAACGCCGTGACCTCCTCGGTCGGCGAGGAGAATTTCGGCGAGGCGCTGCTCAGCCCGGAAGATCGCTATGCGCGCGCCGCGGAGTTCATCGAGATCGTCAACGCGCTCTATGATGCGAATGAGCGGGACGCCTTCGCGCGCAAGGCCTCCGGAGCGATCACGCTCGACCCGACGAAATTCCATCGCATCGACTACCGGGGCCGGCATTTCAGCGTCCAGGGACCGTTGAACGTGCCGCCGCTGCCGCAGGGGCGCCCGGTGCAGTTTCAGGCCGGCCAATCCGAAGCCGGCATCAATGTCGGGGCTCGCTATGCCGAGGTCGTCTACACCTCGCAGCCGAAGCTGGAGGGCGCGATCGCCTTCGTGACCGAGCTGCGCCGCCGGGCTGCAAGCTTCGGACGCGGCGACAGCCTGCCCTTCGTGATGAACTCGTTCCATTCGGTCATCGGGGAATCCGATGCGGACGTCGCCCGGCGCCTGAAGGAAAAGCATGAGCGCATCGACTACGAACTGGGACGCCTCAAGCTTGCCGACATGCTCGGAGGCGATGTCGACCTGTCCGGGCTGCCGCTGGACAAACCCCTGCCCGACAGCCTCCTGCCGGAGGTGACGAGCACCAACCGGCGGCGCGGGCGCGTGGAAATCTTCAGCCGTTATGCCAAGCAGGGGCTGACGCTGCGCGAGCTCATCATCGAAGCGCAGGAGACCGGTCACTGGTCCGTCGCGGGAACGCCCGAACAGTTGGCCGATGCGATCGAAGAACGCTTCCGGGCGGGCGTGCTGGATGTCCTCACCCTGCACGGCCTCGGCAACCCCGATCAGGAAGACCTGCTGCTCAACGGCCTGCTGCCCGAGCTGCGCCGCCGCGCGCTGATCGACACCGACTATGTCGGAGGCGACTTCCGCTCCAACCTTCAGCTGCCGCCCGTGGCATCGAATTCAGCTGCCCCTTCGATCGCTCGCAGCGCCTGA